The Sesamum indicum cultivar Zhongzhi No. 13 linkage group LG2, S_indicum_v1.0, whole genome shotgun sequence genome contains a region encoding:
- the LOC105155490 gene encoding ferruginol synthase-like, protein MDLTASFLLLLLCLIWACFHLLNSNSRRRRSAKLPPGPYPFPVIGNILQFGQNPHQSLTKLSKTYGPLMHLRLGSIDTIVVSSPEMAKEILQTHDQAFPLRLTTAATRALDHHVTSVAFLPIGNQWRNLRKICKEHMFSIQRLHANEGLRQEKLQKLLQYVQECCVNGRAVDIGQAAVVTSLNMTSNTVFSVDFADYNTCQELEDIIRRCMRVWGSPNLGDYFGFLGLFDPQGIKREAEFCVGKLLAIFDSIIDRRVEASRNSQARKTDLLEVLLEISGGNQAELTRNEMKHLFVDLFVAGVDTTSGTVEWVITELLRNPHVMSKLKMEVRTVLEANKQVEESDISKLPYLQAVIKEAFRYHPPGPFITRCKDGDDLEIKNYNIPKNALILINIWATGRDPNIWPNPDSFQPERFLNTEVDVKGHNLELIPFGSGRRICPGMPLAYRMVHLIVAYLIQHFDWKLEPGIAPGDVDLNETLGLSLHKTIPLKAVPIKP, encoded by the exons ATGGATTTGACAGCATCTTTCCTTCTACTATTGTTATGCCTCATTTGGGCGTGTTTCCATCTCCTGAACTCCAACTCCAGGCGCAGGAGATCAGCCAAGCTTCCTCCGGGCCCTTACCCCTTTCCCGTCATCGGAAACATTCTCCAATTTGGCCAAAACCCCCACCAATCACTCACCAAACTCTCCAAAACTTACGGCCCTTTAATGCATCTCAGGCTCGGCAGCATAGACACAATCGTTGTGTCATCCCCAGAAATGGCCAAGGAAATACTACAAACGCATGATCAAGCTTTTCCCCTCAGGTTGACAACGGCCGCAACCCGAGCACTCGACCACCACGTGACATCCGTTGCCTTCCTACCCATCGGCAACCAATGGCGAAATCTGCGTAAAATATGCAAAGAACACATGTTCTCGATCCAACGACTACACGCCAATGAGGGACTACGCCAAGAGAAGCTGCAGAAACTGCTCCAATACGTCCAAGAATGCTGTGTTAATGGCCGAGCTGTGGATATTGGACAAGCTGCTGTTGTTACATCCCTTAACATGACGTCAAATACTGTTTTCTCAGTTGATTTTGCTGATTATAATACGTGTCAAGAACTCGAGGACATTATCCGCCGGTGTATGAGAGTTTGGGGCAGTCCTAATCTTGGAGATTATTTTGGGTTTCTCGGGTTGTTTGATCCGCAGGGAATCAAGCGGGAGGCGGAGTTTTGTGTGGGGAAACTGCTTGCAATATTTGATAGTATCATTGATCGAAGAGTGGAAGCTTCACGGAATTCTCAAGCAAGGAAAACTGATTTGCTGGAAGTGCTGCTGGAGATCAGCGGCGGGAATCAGGCGGAATTGACCCGCAACGAGATGAAGCATCTTTTTGTG GATTTATTTGTTGCAGGAGTAGACACAACATCAGGCACAGTGGAGTGGGTAATAACAGAACTTTTGAGAAATCCCCATGTAATGTCAAAACTCAAAATGGAGGTCCGAACTGTTCTTGAAGCAAACAAACAGGTTGAAGAATCCGACATCTCGAAACTCCCATATCTACAAGCCGTGATCAAAGAAGCCTTCAGATATCACCCTCCAGGCCCTTTTATAACACGTTGCAAGGACGGAGATGATCTCGAAATCAAGAACTACAACATACCCAAAAATGCCCTAATACTCATTAACATATGGGCGACTGGTAGAGATCCAAACATATGGCCGAACCCTGATTCGTTTCAACCTGAAAGATTTTTGAACACAGAAGTAGATGTCAAAGGCCACAATTTAGAACTCATCCCGTTCGGGAGCGGCAGGAGAATCTGCCCAGGGATGCCGCTAGCTTACAGAATGGTACACTTGATAGTGGCATATTTGATTCAACACTTTGACTGGAAACTTGAACCAGGAATCGCGCCTGGAGATGTGGACTTGAATGAAACACTTGGCCTTTCACTACATAAGACCATACCTCTCAAGGCTGTGCCGATCAAGCCATGA